In the Perca flavescens isolate YP-PL-M2 chromosome 20, PFLA_1.0, whole genome shotgun sequence genome, one interval contains:
- the LOC114546925 gene encoding retinol dehydrogenase 14 — MMNGKTVIVTGANSGIGKATAAGIVKLQGRVIMACRDLRRAEEAAREILQETGSDRSQLIVKQLDLASLTSVHTFCRDIIKEEPRLDVLINNAGVYQCPYAQTEDGFEMQFGVNHLGHFLLTHQLLNLLKKSAPSRVVVVSSKLYKQGHINFEDLNSEQSYDKAFAYSRSKLANLLFTRELARRLEGSGVAVNALTPGIVRTNLGRHVHVPALAKPLFDLLSRGLFKSPEEGARTSVYLACSPDVEGVQGKCFADCKPQVLLDKATDEEVASKLWDMSEIMVGITT, encoded by the exons ATGATGAACGGAAAGACAGTAATAGTGACCGGTGCTAACAGCGGGATAGGGAAAGCGACAGCAGCGGGCATTGTGAAGCTCCAGGGCCGTGTGATAATGGCCTGCCGGGACCTTCGCAGGGCTGAGGAGGCAGCCCGGGAGATCCTACAGGAGACTGGTTCAGACAGGTCACAGCTTATCGTCAAACAGCTGGACCTCGCCTCGCTTACATCTGTACACACGTTCTGTCGAGACATAATAAAG GAGGAACCTCGGTTAGACGTGCTGATCAACAACGCCGGCGTCTACCAGTGTCCGTACGCCCAGACCGAGGACGGCTTTGAGATGCAGTTCGGGGTCAACCACCTGGGCCATTTCCTGCTCACCCACCAGCTGCTGAACCTGCTGAAGAAATCCGCTCCCAGTCGCGTGGTCGTGGTCTCCTCCAAACTCTACAAGCAAGGTCACATCAACTTTGAGGACTTGAACAGCGAGCAGAGCTACGACAAGGCCTTCGCCTACAGTCGCAGCAAGCTGGCCAACCTGCTGTTCACCCGCGAGCTGGCCCGTCGGCTGGAGGGCAGCGGAGTGGCCGTGAATGCTCTGACTCCGGGCATAGTGAGGACTAATCTGGGCAGGCATGTCCACGTCCCAGCATTAGCCAAGCCCCTGTTTGACCTGCTCTCCCGGGGTCTGTTTAAGAGCCCCGAAGAAGGAGCTCGGACCTCCGTCTATTTGGCCTGCAGCCCAGATGTGGAAGGTGTGCAGGGCAAGTGCTTTGCAGATTGCAAGCCTCAGGTTCTGCTGGACAAAGCCACAGACGAGGAAGTGGCCAGTAAACTGTGGGACATGAGTGAAATCATGGTGGGCATAACCACGTGA